The Neobacillus sp. PS3-34 genome has a window encoding:
- a CDS encoding DUF3993 domain-containing protein, with amino-acid sequence MKNRLGMLTAFLLVFTFISATSASAAEPGRSEVRVLVKNAAASQYKLTNWKPYSQTAVSSTLRSSFTNGFIDQFFRERMATYGTGKSGLLYKAIPPTDNMAMILTSFSWNSDTKVRYSRSGQYKYIKVSEYIKDEMKSNHNYTVTLIKRIDSAQGYKILSIDRQYE; translated from the coding sequence ATGAAAAATAGATTAGGTATGTTAACAGCATTTTTACTAGTATTCACTTTTATTTCTGCCACAAGTGCTTCGGCGGCGGAGCCTGGGCGAAGCGAGGTTCGAGTTTTGGTTAAAAACGCTGCAGCTTCTCAATATAAGCTTACGAACTGGAAACCTTATTCCCAAACCGCTGTAAGCAGCACCTTAAGAAGTTCTTTTACGAATGGATTTATTGATCAATTCTTCCGTGAGAGAATGGCGACCTACGGAACGGGAAAAAGCGGACTTCTATATAAGGCGATTCCACCGACCGATAATATGGCGATGATCCTAACCTCTTTCAGCTGGAATAGCGATACAAAAGTACGCTACTCAAGGTCTGGCCAGTACAAATATATTAAAGTCTCCGAATATATAAAAGATGAAATGAAAAGCAATCACAACTACACGGTTACATTAATTAAAAGAATAGACTCTGCACAGGGCTACAAGATTCTATCGATTGACCGACAATACGAATAA
- a CDS encoding immune inhibitor A domain-containing protein, with protein sequence MAEWGERPNGENFVSQKQYYEQQSGGTYTVNGQAYGWLKVPGTAAYYGSDKATGGHDNVTPGGSKQLVKDTYAAAKAAGIPLQDYDLEDPHDLDGDGNFWEPDGLVDHLQIIHSGMGQEAGGGSLGDNAIWSHRSAVFYDPDGLGKGLPGFYDYTMMPEDGATGVFAHEYGDDLGLPDEYDTLYSGAGEPIEYWSIMSSGSWAGKIPGTEPSGFSPWAKSYFQTTLGGKWTNPTVVNLSDLNKNGTTFFLDQANSPNGQNHQAIQVNLPQKKTLMNKPAGGSYEYWGGQQDESDTNMVTDVDLTGKSAAELTFDAWYDTEEQWDFGFVQVSTDNGATWKSLGNDHTRSDVVPEGYPSILNSMPGFTGSSNGWQAQKFDLSAYAGKQIKLRIRYATDWGTSYTGFFADNIKVVADGQTLVTDNAEGASPFTLNGFQQSDGNKYTDHYYLLEWRSHNGVDAGLGHIRRGNSLMSYDGGLVVWYVDNSYNENWTGIHPGQGFLGVVDAHDDTNLMWNIGVEAASRYHVADAAFNFLPTSGLNLIYSTGQALNFPKQNGVSVFADNKDYNNMYLPDAGRNLSYYGLKVNVNDQSLDKSVGSVTLFK encoded by the coding sequence TTGGCGGAATGGGGTGAAAGGCCGAACGGGGAAAACTTCGTATCACAAAAGCAATATTATGAACAGCAATCAGGCGGCACATATACCGTAAACGGGCAGGCATACGGCTGGTTAAAAGTCCCGGGCACTGCAGCCTATTATGGCTCTGACAAGGCTACCGGCGGGCATGATAATGTAACACCTGGGGGATCCAAGCAGTTAGTTAAAGATACTTATGCTGCTGCAAAAGCGGCAGGAATACCATTACAGGATTACGATTTAGAAGATCCGCATGATTTGGATGGAGACGGAAACTTCTGGGAGCCGGATGGCTTAGTTGACCACCTCCAAATCATCCACTCCGGAATGGGACAGGAAGCCGGCGGCGGCTCACTTGGTGACAATGCGATCTGGTCACACCGTTCAGCTGTTTTTTACGATCCAGATGGATTAGGTAAAGGCTTACCAGGTTTCTACGATTACACGATGATGCCTGAAGACGGAGCAACTGGCGTGTTCGCTCATGAGTACGGCGACGACTTAGGCCTGCCGGATGAGTATGATACCCTCTACTCCGGTGCTGGCGAGCCAATTGAATATTGGTCCATTATGTCTTCCGGTTCATGGGCTGGAAAAATCCCTGGTACAGAGCCAAGCGGCTTCTCACCATGGGCAAAGTCTTACTTCCAGACTACTTTGGGCGGAAAATGGACGAATCCAACCGTTGTAAACCTTAGCGATTTAAACAAAAATGGCACGACCTTCTTCCTTGATCAGGCAAACTCGCCAAATGGGCAGAACCATCAAGCCATCCAGGTGAATTTGCCGCAAAAGAAAACGCTAATGAACAAACCGGCTGGTGGCAGCTACGAATATTGGGGCGGCCAGCAGGATGAATCTGATACAAACATGGTAACGGATGTTGATTTAACTGGAAAATCAGCAGCAGAGTTAACCTTTGATGCATGGTATGACACGGAAGAGCAGTGGGATTTTGGATTTGTCCAGGTCTCAACGGATAACGGCGCTACTTGGAAGTCATTAGGGAATGACCACACACGAAGCGACGTGGTTCCTGAAGGCTATCCGTCCATCCTGAACTCAATGCCAGGATTTACAGGAAGTTCTAACGGCTGGCAGGCTCAAAAATTTGATTTATCCGCCTATGCAGGAAAACAAATCAAATTGCGCATACGTTATGCGACCGACTGGGGCACATCGTATACAGGCTTCTTTGCCGATAATATCAAGGTTGTTGCCGATGGCCAAACGCTTGTCACTGACAACGCTGAAGGCGCTTCTCCATTTACTTTAAATGGGTTCCAGCAGTCTGACGGCAACAAATACACAGACCACTACTATCTATTGGAATGGCGCAGCCACAATGGCGTAGATGCAGGTCTTGGCCATATCCGACGTGGAAACTCCTTGATGAGCTATGATGGTGGTTTAGTAGTTTGGTATGTTGATAATAGCTATAATGAAAACTGGACTGGTATCCATCCTGGTCAAGGATTCCTCGGAGTCGTTGACGCCCACGATGATACAAACCTTATGTGGAACATAGGCGTTGAAGCCGCCAGCCGATACCATGTAGCGGACGCTGCCTTCAACTTCCTGCCTACATCTGGTTTGAACTTGATCTATTCAACCGGCCAGGCATTAAATTTCCCGAAACAGAATGGTGTATCAGTATTCGCCGACAACAAGGATTACAACAATATGTACCTGCCGGATGCCGGACGAAACCTTAGCTACTACGGCTTAAAGGTAAACGTCAACGATCAATCACTCGATAAATCCGTCGGATCAGTAACTCTATTTAAATAA
- a CDS encoding immune inhibitor A domain-containing protein has product MNKFFKSGLTSVVVAGTLFTGFPGNFGGSATVDHALKVKAQTQSHSSLDLALVNDEKLIALLIKQGKVAANASDATKQKALKDYIALKGKELGSDQQNDPLAAKVKAADADKHNTFNAFTENHNNGKLQGSKTHPNPVSESPSPGVVKSGKLLTLMVEYSDLPHNNIKPNETDNYYPDYTPQHYEDMIFGGMG; this is encoded by the coding sequence TTGAACAAATTTTTTAAATCAGGTTTAACGTCTGTCGTAGTTGCAGGCACCTTATTTACGGGATTCCCTGGGAACTTTGGCGGTTCGGCGACAGTCGATCATGCGCTCAAAGTAAAAGCCCAGACCCAATCACACAGCTCATTGGATTTAGCATTAGTAAATGATGAAAAGTTAATTGCCTTGCTAATTAAGCAGGGGAAAGTTGCGGCGAATGCGTCTGACGCAACCAAGCAAAAAGCACTAAAGGATTATATTGCATTAAAAGGGAAGGAACTAGGATCGGATCAGCAAAACGACCCGCTTGCAGCGAAGGTAAAAGCAGCAGATGCTGATAAACATAATACATTCAATGCCTTTACTGAAAATCATAATAACGGAAAGCTGCAGGGCAGCAAAACTCACCCTAATCCGGTATCAGAATCTCCGTCACCTGGAGTGGTGAAAAGCGGAAAGCTGCTCACACTGATGGTGGAGTACTCTGATTTACCACACAACAATATCAAGCCGAATGAAACGGACAACTATTATCCTGATTACACCCCGCAGCATTACGAGGATATGATTTTTGGCGGAATGGGGTGA
- a CDS encoding signal peptidase I gives MNAQWRKVISYLFTVLVLGCIGFLVFVTQEAKQNPNEIPTFFGYKPMTVLTNSMLPNISAGDMVFVKQNDYSSIKKGDIISFKVSDDRIVTHRVLRVTKEGFLTKGDNNNVKDNWLVKPDSLVGEVALTIPKAGYISKFVSSKIGFGLFIILPLFLLVLIEVYQRVLAALDKRENEAVTKA, from the coding sequence TTGAACGCGCAGTGGCGAAAAGTGATTTCCTATCTATTTACCGTACTTGTTCTGGGGTGTATTGGCTTTTTAGTATTCGTCACACAGGAAGCCAAACAAAATCCAAATGAGATTCCAACATTCTTTGGATATAAGCCCATGACGGTACTGACCAACAGCATGCTCCCGAATATCAGTGCAGGGGACATGGTGTTCGTTAAACAGAACGATTATAGCAGTATAAAAAAAGGTGACATTATCTCCTTTAAAGTTTCCGATGATCGGATTGTCACGCACCGTGTGCTCCGGGTCACAAAGGAAGGTTTTCTGACAAAGGGTGATAACAATAATGTAAAAGACAATTGGCTCGTAAAGCCGGATAGCCTGGTGGGCGAGGTAGCCTTGACAATCCCTAAAGCTGGCTATATTTCGAAATTCGTATCCAGCAAAATCGGTTTTGGACTATTTATTATCCTGCCGCTCTTTTTACTCGTTTTGATCGAAGTGTACCAAAGAGTGCTGGCCGCATTGGACAAACGGGAAAATGAGGCAGTCACAAAAGCGTAG